From the Candidatus Liberibacter asiaticus genome, the window TGCGGAACTGAGATTGCTCCCAATAGGCTTTTCTAATACTACGCGCGTATGTTCTGTGACGAGATTATTTGCGTGTATTCTTTGGGAAATTTTTCCAAAAAATGCTGAAGACATGGCTAGATAAAAAACTCTGATGCGTGTTTTATCAATGTCTAATAACTTTCCTAATAGTTCCCATCCGTAGTTCTTTTCCACGTCTAAATTAATATAGAAAATCAGAGAAAGAAATTTCTGCACTTTTAATGGATTATATTCACCATCCTTTAGGTATCTTTGAAGCTCTTTATCAACAAAAGACCGATAGCTTTCGACGGTCATCTTGATTCTACAGATGCCGATAATCCGACTAGATATTTGATTTTCTTCTCGATTTGTATAGTTATTGTATAGGGCAGGGAAGAGTTTGCGTTTTGCAAGATCTCCTGTACCTCCGAATATAATAAAATCAGAGTTGTGAATGTTGGGAGTATGATTTTGCATTCTAATTACTACTTACAAGTGGTGTATAAAAGGGTGGCGTAGATAGCTTGCTTTTGAATATGTGCTTTTTAATAAGTACAGTGTTGTGATTGCAATGTCATGTAAACGATTTACCGCAAAGTATATTAAACATTCAGTAATAAAAATTCTCTTTCCCAAGGGCTAATAACTTGCATAAAGGTTTCGAACTCATTTCTTTTTAAATTCGCATACATATCAATAAATTGTGAGCCGAAAATATCTTTGAAGTGAGATGTATTTTCTAAAAGGGTGACAGCTTCTAATAATCCACGGGGCAAGTTAATTGCTTCTTGATTAGCGGATTTCATAGTAGGGGGGGTTGGTTCTATTTTTTGTAAGATGCCTAATAATCCACATGCTAATGATGCGGCAAGAACTAGATAAGGATTCGTATCTGATGATGGGAGGCGATTTTCTATTCTTTTAGTTTTGGCATCGGAGAAAGGTATACGGAACGCTGTTGTCCTATTATCATATCCCCAAGCGTTATTGACAGGACACCCCATATCAAGAACCAGTCGACGATAAGAATTTCCATAGGGAGCTAGCATCACTAAGGCATTAGGAATATATTTTTGCAGACCACCTATAAAATATCTAAAGTTATCTGTCTCAGAGCCATCAGGATTGGAGAAGATATTTTGATTGCTTTTGATATCTAAGACCGATTGATGAATATGCATGGCGGATCCAGGATAATTTTGCATTGGTTTAGCCATAAAGGTGGCATAAATGTCATGTTTGAAAGCGGCTTCACGGATAGTTCTTTTGAATAAGAAAACTTGATCTGCTAGTTTTAAAGGGTCGCCGTGGCGTATATTTATTTCGAATTGAGCAGGGCCTTCCTCATGAATTAAAGTATCTATTTCAAGTCCTTGTTTTTCAGAAAATTTCCATATGTCATCAATGATTTCATCAAATTCATTGATTCCCATAATAGAATAGCTTTGCCCTCCAAGGATTGAGCGCCCAGAACGACCTTTCGGAGGTTGCAATGGATAATCAGGATCTTCATTTTTAGCAATAAGATAGAATTCAATTTCTGGTGCAATTATTGGTTTTAATTCATTTTGGGCATAAAAATTCAAAACTCTTTTGAGAACATTACGAGGCGTATAAGTAACTTCCTTACCATTATAATCAACGACATCACAGACTATTTGTGCTGTTGGATCCATTTCCCATGGAACAATGCTTAAAGTAGAAAGGTCGGGAGATAGTCGTAGATCTCCATCTCGTTCATTGTGAAATAAATAAGGAGAGTGAAGAGATTCTCCGGATATGGTATGGCGGTAGATTGCAGAAGGAACTGTTAGAGGTATATTGGAGATAAATTTTGATGATGGCATCATCTTACCACGAGGAATTCCCGCTAGATCTGGCGTAATGCATTCTACATCTTCGATACGATTATCCTTAAGCCATTTTGCTGCTTGCTCCCAGTTTTTCACACCTCGTACGTTCATTGGAGATTGATCATTTTTATTCATAGCAAGAAATCACTTAATTGGTATATGTTAATACGGTTATATGAGAACTTTAATAGTCGTTGTTCACTTATCATGTCCTGCGATCGTATTCTAACATCAATATACAAAATAATAAATAAGACCTCTGCCGGCGTATATTGTATTTTATGAAAGGACATTTCTATGATCACTTTATTATTTCTCAAAAGATAAAATTATCCGTATCTCTCGTATGAGTTGTGTCATCTCTTACCTTGGATTGTATTGCCATTATTTCTAATTTTCATCACTCAATAAAAAATCATAGTTTCATTTGCTATTCTGTGAAAAATCAATAATTGATACATCACTGAATCGTCTATTGGATAATCTGAGAATTATGGAATAAGATCATCATCTTTTGATGATGCTCTCTAATTAAAAAATACTTCGATTACGAGAAAGAAGATGTATTTTCTTTACATTACAATAAAATCAAATATTATCAGAATCTCGTTTGTTTTGTTTTCTCACAGGAGAAGTTATATCAATTCCAATCTAAACTTCTGCCGTGTTGATACTCATTAATGAACTGTTTCTTCATAGGCTTATCATAGGAGATACTATCTCTGGATTAGAAATAGCGAATAAATGTTATTAGCCACAAAACTTTCAGAGGATGCAAAAAAACCTAGATTGCGTTTAATCATATGACGCTCATCATATTAATTGATTTCTGATTGCCACAGAGCAACATCGGCTTGCATGGACACCTCCGTTGGCATCCAATGATTATGACAAGTAGAGACACTTTTCCCATGCCCATTTATATTTTAAAGGCAATAGCTAATTCACGTCAGAACGTACATTGATCATTCTTTTTTTATCTGCATAATCGTGCAGAACCTTTTTAATGAGATCCAGACCTCTAGTATCATCAAGATGATCTAGAGGAGATCAGTATTTTACAGCACAAAAATGCAACATATTAGTACCAATCGTAGCGCTTCTCAAATTATTCCGATTTACCTCAAATCCGATGTATAGTATGAGAACTCAATATACTAGTGCTACTCATGAAATTCTCCAATATATTATTATTGGCATACTTCACATTCCGTGTCTGATGTACAAGATGATGGAATGCCAAGAGAATGAGTGCTAGAGTTAGGGTCTGTTACGGGAACAGCATTGAGTTTTCCATCAACTCCTTTAAGAGTAGATTTCTCTACCGAAGTAGCTGATCGAGATCTCAAATAATAAGTGGTTTTCAAACCCATCAACCACGCCTGTCGATAAATGAAATCCAGCTTTTTCCCGCTTGGTTCATCCAGATAAAGATTTAATGATTGTGCCTGATCAATCCATTTTTGTCTTCGTGATGCTGATTCAATTAACCACATAGGATCTATTTCAAAAGCAGTCGCATGAATTTTCTTCAGATCATCAGGAATACGCTCTATGTTTCCAATACTTCCATCATGATACTTCAGATCTGAAATCATTGCTTCATCCCAGAGATCCCTTTGCTTGAGTTCGTTAACAAGGAAAGAATTGACCACCGTGAAATCGCCTGACATGTTTGATTTAACGTAAAGATTTTGATAGGAAGGGTCGATAGACTGAGATACGCCGCAGATATTAGCGATCGTTGCTGTAGGTGCAATCGCCATACAATTTGAGTTCCTCATGCCGATAGTTTTCACACGTTTCTTCAACTCATCCCATGGTAAGCGTGAAGTTCTATTCATGGCTAATTCATCACGTACTTCTGCTAGTAATCCAATAGAGTCTATAGGAAAAACGCCTTGATCCCATAACGATCCTTTAAAACTAGAATAAGCTCCTCGTTCCTGAGCTAGCTCAACCGAAGCTGATATTGCATGAAAAGAAATGAATTCCATACTTTCATCAGCGATTTCAACGGCTTCAGGGCTTGCATATGGAATATGGAGTAGGTGTAAAGCGCTTTGAAAGCCCATTAAACCAAGACCTATAGCGCGATGTGTGTGATTAGATTTTTTGGCTTTCTCAATCGTATGACAATTTATATCAATAACGTTATCTAACACTCGCACTGCCGTGCGAATGGTACTAGCTAATTTATCATAGTCAAATTGATTATTTGCGAAATGCGCAAGTAGGTTAATGGATCCTAGATTACAAACAGCTGTTTCCTCACTGGAACTGTTGAGGGTAATCTCTGTACAGAGATTAGAGGAATGGACTACGCCAACATGCTGTTGAGGCGAACGAATATTGCAAGGGTCTTTAAATGTTATCCAAGGATGCCCCGTCTCAAACAGCATTGTGAGCATTTTGCGCCATAACGCGACAGCCGAAATCTTACGAAATACCTTTATTTCCCCGCGATCTGCTTGTCTTTCATAATTTTCATATGCTATCTCAAACTCTTTCCCATAAAGATCATGAAGATCAGAGACTTC encodes:
- a CDS encoding glutamine synthetase family protein, with protein sequence MNKNDQSPMNVRGVKNWEQAAKWLKDNRIEDVECITPDLAGIPRGKMMPSSKFISNIPLTVPSAIYRHTISGESLHSPYLFHNERDGDLRLSPDLSTLSIVPWEMDPTAQIVCDVVDYNGKEVTYTPRNVLKRVLNFYAQNELKPIIAPEIEFYLIAKNEDPDYPLQPPKGRSGRSILGGQSYSIMGINEFDEIIDDIWKFSEKQGLEIDTLIHEEGPAQFEINIRHGDPLKLADQVFLFKRTIREAAFKHDIYATFMAKPMQNYPGSAMHIHQSVLDIKSNQNIFSNPDGSETDNFRYFIGGLQKYIPNALVMLAPYGNSYRRLVLDMGCPVNNAWGYDNRTTAFRIPFSDAKTKRIENRLPSSDTNPYLVLAASLACGLLGILQKIEPTPPTMKSANQEAINLPRGLLEAVTLLENTSHFKDIFGSQFIDMYANLKRNEFETFMQVISPWEREFLLLNV